In a genomic window of Corynebacterium choanae:
- the wecB gene encoding non-hydrolyzing UDP-N-acetylglucosamine 2-epimerase produces the protein MDRCRLADCFARAIGRRETAVTTPCKLLVVYGTRPEAIKIAPLVALAATDERFEIVTVSTGQHKEMVDQVNSMFGISPNYELSVMTHRQPLNMLLGKVLQSLDPILDQEAPAMVISQGDTSTALAAALGAFHREIPVAHLEAGLRTGNIRSPFPEEANRKLIAQVTSLHLSPTPQSRTNLLVEKFDPASIAVTGNTVIDALFTVRQISTQFTDSALQQLYDSDRRIVLVTTHRRENLAPMANIGRAIRKLAQQHPAVSFVLPAHLNPAVRAAMLPEIAGSDNVLVTEPLPYLEFVQLMDRSEIVLTDSGGVQEEAPSLGKPVLVMRENTERPEAIQAGTVRLVGTATDHIVTGVNELLTDAVAYKAMANAMNPYGDGHAAQRCLAAIADYFNVGSRLPDFNASA, from the coding sequence ATGGATAGATGCAGGTTGGCGGATTGTTTCGCTAGGGCGATCGGTAGAAGAGAGACAGCAGTGACTACGCCTTGCAAGCTGCTAGTTGTTTACGGCACCCGCCCAGAAGCCATCAAAATCGCTCCCTTGGTAGCGCTTGCAGCCACAGATGAACGGTTCGAAATTGTCACTGTATCAACAGGACAACACAAAGAAATGGTAGATCAGGTCAATAGCATGTTTGGGATATCCCCAAACTATGAATTGTCCGTAATGACACACCGACAGCCGCTCAATATGCTGCTTGGGAAAGTGCTGCAGTCCCTCGATCCGATCCTGGATCAGGAAGCCCCGGCTATGGTGATCTCGCAAGGAGATACTTCCACTGCCCTTGCCGCGGCGCTTGGGGCGTTTCACCGCGAGATTCCCGTGGCCCATTTGGAAGCTGGGCTGCGCACCGGCAACATTCGTTCGCCGTTCCCGGAAGAAGCTAACCGAAAACTGATTGCGCAAGTGACGTCACTGCACTTGTCACCAACACCGCAATCGCGAACAAATTTGCTAGTAGAAAAATTCGATCCCGCCTCGATTGCGGTGACAGGCAATACAGTTATCGATGCACTGTTTACCGTGCGCCAAATTTCGACGCAGTTTACAGATTCTGCTCTGCAGCAGCTTTACGATAGTGATCGTCGCATTGTGTTGGTGACCACCCATCGACGGGAAAACCTGGCCCCGATGGCAAATATCGGTCGCGCAATTCGTAAGCTAGCACAACAGCATCCGGCGGTGTCGTTTGTGTTACCAGCTCACCTGAATCCTGCTGTACGGGCAGCGATGCTGCCGGAAATCGCAGGAAGTGACAATGTCCTCGTTACGGAGCCATTGCCGTATCTGGAGTTCGTCCAGCTGATGGATCGCAGCGAAATTGTGCTTACTGATTCCGGTGGTGTGCAGGAGGAAGCACCATCGCTTGGGAAGCCAGTATTGGTAATGCGAGAAAACACTGAACGCCCGGAGGCGATTCAAGCCGGAACCGTCCGGCTGGTGGGCACGGCCACAGATCATATCGTGACCGGCGTCAACGAACTTCTCACTGATGCGGTTGCCTATAAAGCGATGGCGAATGCAATGAATCCCTATGGGGATGGTCATGCCGCGCAACGTTGCTTGGCCGCGATTGCAGACTACTTTAATGTGGGAAGTCGCCTCCCAGACTTCAACGCATCCGCTTAA
- a CDS encoding UDP-glucose dehydrogenase family protein — MKLTVIGTGYLGATHAACMAELGHEVLGVDVDPVKIDQLSSGETPFFEPELDELLQRNLAAGNLSFTTDYKVAADFAQVHFIGVGTPQKAGSGAADTQYVDAVIDSLVPHLHGQHVFFGKSTVPVGTARRLAQRAKRLIEAHPDQSAEVIVAWNPEFLREGHAVDDTLRPDRIVLGVEDSHAELATSLAEKVYAKPLAAGCPFLVMDRQTAELVKISANAFLATKISFINAVSEVCEAADADVTQIAHAIGLDDWIGPKFLGAGLGFGGGCLPKDIRAFVARANELGVGKSLRFLEEIDRINTRRREKVIQLALQLADDKPEHTTVTVLGAAFKPNSDDVRDSPALDVAAMLHTRGFTTNVYDPVAVENAAKVYPRLSYKLNLSDALDGCDLVIIGTEWEEFRQMDPVWAKAKVRTASPTIIDARNCLPRQQWIDAGWRIVSLGRSVEERQQ, encoded by the coding sequence ATGAAACTTACAGTGATTGGAACCGGATATCTCGGCGCAACCCATGCAGCTTGTATGGCCGAGCTCGGCCACGAGGTGCTCGGAGTCGATGTTGATCCAGTGAAAATCGACCAGCTCTCCAGCGGTGAAACGCCGTTTTTCGAGCCTGAACTCGATGAACTGCTGCAGCGAAACCTCGCGGCGGGGAACCTTTCGTTTACGACCGACTATAAGGTAGCAGCCGACTTTGCACAGGTTCACTTTATCGGAGTGGGTACCCCTCAAAAAGCTGGATCTGGTGCGGCTGATACTCAATATGTCGATGCAGTGATCGATTCACTAGTGCCGCATCTTCACGGCCAACATGTTTTTTTCGGTAAATCTACCGTTCCGGTCGGTACAGCCCGCCGGCTAGCACAGCGGGCAAAGCGCCTCATTGAAGCGCATCCAGATCAATCCGCTGAAGTGATTGTGGCTTGGAATCCGGAGTTTCTGCGCGAAGGTCACGCAGTCGATGACACCCTTCGCCCAGATCGCATTGTTCTTGGTGTCGAAGATAGCCATGCCGAACTGGCAACTTCCCTTGCGGAAAAGGTCTATGCCAAGCCGCTCGCCGCAGGCTGTCCATTCTTAGTAATGGATCGACAAACCGCAGAACTGGTCAAAATTAGTGCCAACGCATTTCTTGCCACCAAAATTAGTTTTATCAATGCGGTGAGTGAAGTCTGCGAAGCAGCAGATGCGGATGTCACCCAAATTGCTCACGCGATCGGATTAGATGACTGGATTGGCCCAAAATTCCTCGGTGCCGGCCTTGGTTTTGGTGGCGGCTGTCTACCGAAAGATATTCGTGCTTTTGTTGCCCGAGCCAACGAACTCGGTGTCGGTAAGTCCCTCCGATTCCTGGAAGAAATTGATCGCATCAATACGCGCCGTCGCGAAAAAGTGATTCAGCTGGCGTTGCAGCTCGCTGACGATAAGCCGGAACACACCACGGTAACGGTGCTCGGGGCGGCGTTTAAACCCAACAGCGACGATGTGCGGGACTCCCCAGCATTGGATGTCGCCGCAATGTTGCACACCCGCGGCTTTACTACCAACGTCTATGATCCAGTCGCTGTAGAAAATGCCGCAAAAGTCTATCCCCGTCTGTCGTACAAGCTGAACTTGAGTGATGCGCTCGACGGATGTGATCTGGTCATCATCGGCACCGAATGGGAAGAATTCCGCCAAATGGACCCCGTGTGGGCAAAAGCGAAGGTGCGCACCGCTTCTCCTACTATCATCGACGCCCGAAATTGTCTTCCTCGGCAACAATGGATAGATGCAGGTTGGCGGATTGTTTCGCTAGGGCGATCGGTAGAAGAGAGACAGCAGTGA